The genomic segment TTGCAGGTCGATCTCGGCGAGGCGGAAACCGTCGGTCGTCGTGGCGACCGCCTCCAATCGTTGTCGCGCGCTTTCCGAGTCGGCATCGGAGACGAGCAAGCAGTACGACGGTGCCGTACCGCGTCCGACACGCCCGCGGAACTGGTGCAGCTGAGCCAGTCCGAACCGCTCGGCACCCTCGATCAGAATGACGGTCGCGTTGGGGACATCGATGCCGACTTCGACGACGGCGGTCGAGACGAGGATATCGATCTCACCGTCCCGGAAGCGGGTCATCACGTCGTCCTTTTCGCGGGCGCTCATCCGACCGTGCAGGAGACCGAGGCGCAGGTCGGGAAAGACCTCGCGGCTGAGGCGCTCGTACTCGGCAGTCGCCGCGCGTGCCTCGATCGCGTCCGACTCCTCGACGAGCGGGCAAATGACGAATGCCTGGTGTCCCTTCTCGATCTCGCGACGGACGAACTGGTAAGCCTGCCCGCGCTTGCGACCTGGCACCACGAACGTCTTCACCGGCTGGCGACCTGGTGGAAGCTCGTCGATGACCGAGAGATCGAGGTCGCCGTGCAGCACCAGCGCGAGACTCCTCGGGATCGGTGTCGCCGTCATGACGAGGACATGTGGGTTGTTCCCTTTGCTGCGCAAGCTGTGTCGCTGAAGGACGCCGAAGCGATGCTGCTCGTCGATGACCGCAAAAGCGAGGTTGTGGAACTGCACGCGTTCTTCGAGCAGTGCATGCGTACCGACGACGATCGGGATCGCACCAGTCGCCAACCCTGCCAGGATCGGCCCACGGTCGCGTTCCGGCGTGCTACCGGTGAGCAGAGCGACGAGCGGTCGCTCGCTACTCGCGAGCCCACTGTACAGTTTCGTCAGGGTACGGAAGTGCTGCTCTGCGAGAATCTCTGTCGGCGCCAGCAGTGCCGACTGGTAGCCTGCCCGATGGACGAGCAGCGCCGCAGCGGCCGCGACTACCGTCTTGCCTGACCCGACGTCCCCCTGGAGCAAGCGGCTCATCGGGTGCGGCTGAGCGAGGTCAGCCAGGATCTCTTCGAGGGCACGTTGTTGGGCTCCCGTCAACTGGAACGGCAGGGATGCTAAGAATCGGTCGAGGAGCGCACGGTCGATCGGGATCGCCGTACCGGCCTGGGCGTGCCAGACCAGCCGTCGCTGGACGAGCCCGAGCTGCAGGATGAGAAATTCGTCGAACGCGAGTCGCTGCCGTGCGCGCTCCGCAGCGGCGAGCGACTCGGGATAGTGCACCTGCTCGAGTGCCCAGGCGAGTGTCGGCAGTTCGTAGCGTTGGCGGAGACTCGCCGGCAGTGGGTCAGCGAGCCGGGGGAGCGCAGCGTCGAGGGCGAGACGGGTCAACTGACGCATCTGCCGCTGGTAAAGACCCTGGGTGAGCGGGTAGATCGGGACGATCCGGCCGGTGTGGAAGAGTTCCGCATCAGCCAGTTCCCATTCCGGATTGCGGAAGCTGACGTACGGCCCGCTGCTCTCGAGCTTTCCGCTGATGGCGATCCGCTGGCCGACTGCCAGTTGCCTGGCCACGTACGGATTGAACCACACGACCGGAATACTCCCGGTATCGTCGCGGAGCTCGGCAGCAACGTAGCGCCGGCCAGAGTGCGACTCGCGGAGTTCGAGCTGGGTGATCTCGCCGATGACCGTGCAGGTTACCTCCTCGCCCGGTCGGACGAGTCGGCTGAGCCTGCCGATCGGGACGACTTGGGTGTAATCTGCGTAACGACGAGGAACGAGATAGAGGAGGTCTCGTACCGTGCGGACGCCGAGTGCTTCCAGCTGACGCGCCCGCTGGCTGCCGACGCGGGGAAGCGCGGTGACCGGCTCGTCCGGATCGACCGACAACCTTGCGGCAGGCCACGCCGGTGCAGTGCGCGGTGCCCTTGCAGGGGGTGCTGGCTCTGGTTCGCTGGGCTCGCCATCGAGGATGAGGAGTGCCCGGCGGATGAGGGCGTCGCGTTCGTCCGGGGTGCGGTCGGCGTAGCCGCGCAAGAGCGAGGCGAGCCGCTCCAGCTGCGAACGCAGGGCTGGTTGTTGGGCGACCCACACTGGGAGGTTGCGCGCGAGAAACCGCTCCAGTCCGCCAACAGCGGCCGTGTCCTGTAGACCCTTGCGCCGTTCCAGCTCGAACACGCGATGGAGCACGTCCCGTGGATCGCGGTTGGATCCTGCCCCTGTCATCGCTCGAAACCGACCCCTGTCGCGTCCTCGCCAGCTCCAAGTCAACCTGTCGCCCGGAGAGCCGTCAAGCAACAGTGCTGACGGTGAGCGGTACGGAGCCGCATACCGCGAAGACGATCGTGTTCCGACGGTTTCGGTAGACGTTGCATAGGCGGCCGTGCTAGTCTTACCGTTCGGTGAACGGAGACGATCCGCCGGGCGGACGAACGACGAAAACGGAGCGTCGACCATGGCGATGTGCGAACTCTGTGGCAAGAAGCCGATGTTCGGTCATAACGTCAGCCACTCCAATCGCAAGACGAACCGGAAGTTCAAGCCCAATGTCCAGCGCGTGACGGTTATCCTGAATGGCGTCCCGAAGCGCATGCGCATTTGCACCCGCTGTCTCCGGACGCTCTACAAGGAGGCCCGCCAGGCTTGAGAAAGCCCCTCTCGGTGCTGGACATGCCGGGTCAGCTGGCCCGGCTTTTCGTTTTCCGCTCGACGGTCACATATCGTGGCAAGCCAGCGAGATCGGGAAGCACGGTCAGCGTCGCCTCCGGAAAGTGCTGGCGGGCTTCCGACATGGCCCGCTCGGCCTGTGCCGGATCGATCTCGAAGATGAACCCGCCATCGCTCGCCAGGCGATCGGCCACCTGGGGAAGCAACTCGGTGTAGAGACCGAACCCGCTGTCCGCCGCGAAGAGCGCCTCGGGTGGCTCGAAGGCGATACCAGGGTGCCACTGTTCCGGCCGCAAGTACGGAAGATTGGCGACGACCAGATGGAGCGGGCCGCGGCACCAGGTCAAGAGGTGCCCGCAGACGAGGTGCACGCGACCCGGTGCCAGGCGGTCGCGGTTGCGGCGTGCGACCCGGAGAGCCGGGAGCGAGCGATCGCAGCCGACGAGCACGGACGGATGCTCCGGACCGAGTGTGGCGGCGATCGCGATGACGATCGCACCGCAGCCGGTTCCGACATCCACGCAGCGTGCGCGGTCACGGCGATGGCGGAGGCGCTCGACTGCCCAGCTGACGAGGTATTCGGTCTCTGGCCGCGGTATCAAGGTGTCGGGCGTCACGATGAAGTCGAGGCCGTAGAACTCCCGGTGTCCGGTGAGGTACGCGACCGGTTCGCCGCGAGCGCGTCGCTCGACGAGCTGCCAGTACTCGTCCAGAGGAACGGCGAGGGACTCCGGGAGGCGGCGATAGAGTTCGGTGCGGTCGATCCCGAGCGTGTGACAGAGCAGCACTTCGGCATCGAGGCGTGCCGACTCGATCCCGCTCGCGCGGAGCCGTTCGGTAGCGGATTGCAACACTTCGCGGTACGTCGGCACGGCCGGGTGACTCAGCTGATGCCGGCGGCGCGCAACCGCTCGGCCGTTTCCAGCGCCTGCAGCTCCTGGACGAAGATGTCGATTTCGCCGTCCAGGATCGCTGCCAGGTTGTTCACGGTGAGCTTGAGCCGGTGGTCGGTGACGCGATCCTGCGGAAAGTTGTAGGTGCGGATCTTCTCGGCTCGCTCACCGGTACCCACCTGTTGCCGCCGGAGGCCGGTACGCTCCTCTTCCAGCTTCCGACGCTGTAGCTCGTAGAGCCGGGCGCGGAGGACTGCCATTGCCTTGATCCGGTTCTTGAGCTGCGAGCGCTCGTCCTGGCAACTCACGACGATGCCGGTCGGCAGATGCGTGATCCGGACTGCCGAGTCGGTCGTATTGACGCTCTGCCCACCGTGACCGCTCGAGCGGAAGACTTCGATCCGGAGGTCGTTTTCGTCGATGTGGACTTCGACCTCGTCAGCTTCGGGCAAGACAGCGACTGTCGCGGTCGACGTATGGATACGGCCGGACGATTCGGTGATCGGGACGCGCTGGACGCGATGGACACCGCTCTCATGCTTGAAATGACTGTAGGCGCCACGACCTCGGACTTCGAAGATGATCTCTTTGAACCCACCGAGTTCGGTTGGGCTGCTGGAGAGCACGTCGACTTTCCAGCCCTGCCGTTCAGCGTAACGGGTGTACATCCGGAAGAGGTCGGCCGCGAAGAGTGCCGCCTCCTCACCACCGGTACCAGCTCGGATCTCGACGATCACGTCCTTCTCGTCGTTCGGGTCGCGCGGGACCAGTCGACGGCGCAAATCTTGGTAGAGCGACTCACGGTACTCGCGCAACCGCTCCAGTTCGTCAGCTGCGAGCGCAGCCAGTTCTGGATCTTCCGCTTCGAGCAGCTCTTCCGCCTCGGCGATCTGCCGGTCGGTATCCTTGAGTTGCCGGTAGACGCTCACGATCTCCTCGAGTTCAGCTCGTTCGCGACCGAGCTGGGCCAACCGGTGCGGGTCCGTGGCGATAGCCGGATCGGCCAAGAGTCGCTCCAGCTCTTCGAAACGCTGCTCGAGTTCGGCGAGTTTGTCCAAAACGGAAATCGTCTGTGTCGTCATGTCGGTCCCTCCATCAGCCGGACTGCCCAGTCCGGCCGTGTTCGAGCGCTCGCTGGGCGGCTTCCTCAGCGCTCGTGACCGTGACGAGCCGAGCGCCGGTGCGCGCGAGCAACTCCGGATCGAGCGGCCAGGTACGGAGCGCGATGACCGGGCGCCCCAGCTTGAGCGCGAGCGCGATTTCGGACAGCGTGCCCAGCCCCCCGCCGACTGCGATCACGACCTGGCCCGAGGCGACGACGACGGCGTTGCGCGCTTCGCCGATACCGGTGCACAGCGGGTAGTCGACCCATCGGTTCGCCTCGCGCGGGTCGGTTCCAGGCAGAATGCCGATCGTTGTGCCTCCAGCCTGTTTCGCGCCACGGCAGACGGCGGCCATCACGCCGCCGCGACCCCCGCAGATGACTGTCGCGCCGGCACGGGCCAGCAACTCACCGAGTCGTTCCGCCAGGGCAACTTCCTCATCCGTCGCTTCGTTGGGCCCGCAGACTGCTACGAGCATCGGTGTCCCTCAGCCGAGCGGAAACTCTTCGATGACCGTATAGCGCGGTCCGGAGCGGAAGAGTTCGCTCCGATACAGCGTCAGTCGATCGACCGGGAGCGGCAGCGGTGGCATCCGACCGAGCCGCTCTAACTCCCGCGGCAGACCACGCAGCGTGCCGGTGTCCTCCGGCCGGACCCGTGCGAGCGTGATGTGCGGGTGGAAGCGGCGGGTCTCGCTCGCTTCGGCGAACGCTCCCGCGTGCTGCTCGACCCGCTCGGCCAGGTCGAGAAGAGCCGGCACGTGTCCATCGACCCCGAGCCACAGCACGCGTGGCCGTTCGGGATGCGGAAAGGCACCGGCACCCGTCACGCGCAGCAGAAACGGTTCCAGTCCGCGCACGCTCGCCCGAAGAGCGGCGACGAGATCCGGCACGGCATCGCGTGCGACCGAGCCGAAGAAGCGGACGGTGAGATGACTTGCGGCCGGGTCGACCCATTTGGCTCGGTATCCCCGTGCCTGCAAGTGTGCGATCACTGCAGCGACTCGCTCGCGAACGTGTTCCGGCAACGACAAGGCGGCAAAAAGCCGCCACTCCTCACGCATGGCGGCACAACCTCGTGACATCGCATTCTCTATCAGTATACCCGATGCTCCCGTTCCGGTCGGAACAAGCGCCGCCCATGCACGGCGATCTGCTGTGGCGCGGTTCGCGCGACCGTTTCACCATCGACGGAAGGATCTGTGGTCGGGAAACGCGAACCCGTCGTACGATGGAAAGCGGTGCGAGGAGGACGTGTGGAGGGGCGACACGCTGCGCCGGCGAGCGACGATCTCGATCTCCCGTTCCCG from the Thermomicrobium sp. 4228-Ro genome contains:
- a CDS encoding TIGR00725 family protein; translation: MLVAVCGPNEATDEEVALAERLGELLARAGATVICGGRGGVMAAVCRGAKQAGGTTIGILPGTDPREANRWVDYPLCTGIGEARNAVVVASGQVVIAVGGGLGTLSEIALALKLGRPVIALRTWPLDPELLARTGARLVTVTSAEEAAQRALEHGRTGQSG
- the thpR gene encoding RNA 2',3'-cyclic phosphodiesterase gives rise to the protein MREEWRLFAALSLPEHVRERVAAVIAHLQARGYRAKWVDPAASHLTVRFFGSVARDAVPDLVAALRASVRGLEPFLLRVTGAGAFPHPERPRVLWLGVDGHVPALLDLAERVEQHAGAFAEASETRRFHPHITLARVRPEDTGTLRGLPRELERLGRMPPLPLPVDRLTLYRSELFRSGPRYTVIEEFPLG
- the recG gene encoding ATP-dependent DNA helicase RecG, whose translation is MTGAGSNRDPRDVLHRVFELERRKGLQDTAAVGGLERFLARNLPVWVAQQPALRSQLERLASLLRGYADRTPDERDALIRRALLILDGEPSEPEPAPPARAPRTAPAWPAARLSVDPDEPVTALPRVGSQRARQLEALGVRTVRDLLYLVPRRYADYTQVVPIGRLSRLVRPGEEVTCTVIGEITQLELRESHSGRRYVAAELRDDTGSIPVVWFNPYVARQLAVGQRIAISGKLESSGPYVSFRNPEWELADAELFHTGRIVPIYPLTQGLYQRQMRQLTRLALDAALPRLADPLPASLRQRYELPTLAWALEQVHYPESLAAAERARQRLAFDEFLILQLGLVQRRLVWHAQAGTAIPIDRALLDRFLASLPFQLTGAQQRALEEILADLAQPHPMSRLLQGDVGSGKTVVAAAAALLVHRAGYQSALLAPTEILAEQHFRTLTKLYSGLASSERPLVALLTGSTPERDRGPILAGLATGAIPIVVGTHALLEERVQFHNLAFAVIDEQHRFGVLQRHSLRSKGNNPHVLVMTATPIPRSLALVLHGDLDLSVIDELPPGRQPVKTFVVPGRKRGQAYQFVRREIEKGHQAFVICPLVEESDAIEARAATAEYERLSREVFPDLRLGLLHGRMSAREKDDVMTRFRDGEIDILVSTAVVEVGIDVPNATVILIEGAERFGLAQLHQFRGRVGRGTAPSYCLLVSDADSESARQRLEAVATTTDGFRLAEIDLQLRGPGEFLGTRQSGLPNLRFATLADMPTLHAARRAAEELLQRDPSLSAPEHAALAELVRNLWSRSVADVS
- the prfA gene encoding peptide chain release factor 1; the encoded protein is MTTQTISVLDKLAELEQRFEELERLLADPAIATDPHRLAQLGRERAELEEIVSVYRQLKDTDRQIAEAEELLEAEDPELAALAADELERLREYRESLYQDLRRRLVPRDPNDEKDVIVEIRAGTGGEEAALFAADLFRMYTRYAERQGWKVDVLSSSPTELGGFKEIIFEVRGRGAYSHFKHESGVHRVQRVPITESSGRIHTSTATVAVLPEADEVEVHIDENDLRIEVFRSSGHGGQSVNTTDSAVRITHLPTGIVVSCQDERSQLKNRIKAMAVLRARLYELQRRKLEEERTGLRRQQVGTGERAEKIRTYNFPQDRVTDHRLKLTVNNLAAILDGEIDIFVQELQALETAERLRAAGIS
- the prmC gene encoding peptide chain release factor N(5)-glutamine methyltransferase; the encoded protein is MPTYREVLQSATERLRASGIESARLDAEVLLCHTLGIDRTELYRRLPESLAVPLDEYWQLVERRARGEPVAYLTGHREFYGLDFIVTPDTLIPRPETEYLVSWAVERLRHRRDRARCVDVGTGCGAIVIAIAATLGPEHPSVLVGCDRSLPALRVARRNRDRLAPGRVHLVCGHLLTWCRGPLHLVVANLPYLRPEQWHPGIAFEPPEALFAADSGFGLYTELLPQVADRLASDGGFIFEIDPAQAERAMSEARQHFPEATLTVLPDLAGLPRYVTVERKTKSRAS
- the rpmB gene encoding 50S ribosomal protein L28; amino-acid sequence: MAMCELCGKKPMFGHNVSHSNRKTNRKFKPNVQRVTVILNGVPKRMRICTRCLRTLYKEARQA